One genomic segment of Methylocystis hirsuta includes these proteins:
- the repA gene encoding plasmid partitioning protein RepA — MAILSNAAPSLVPENALARMTRHAKVLSGQMQSLSATLFPPASKKTLRSFSSGEVARFLGVSDGYLRQLSLDGLGPSPALSAGGRRSYTPAQIGELREYLAAARPKEALEFLPTRRPGDKLQIVAVANFKGGSAKTTTALYLTQFLALEGYRVLAIDLDPQASLSAMFGYQPEFDIGEGETLYGAIRYDDARRPMRDVVRPTYFTGVSLVPGNLELMEFEHHTPRAMVERSLRGSDLFFRRVGSAIAEVEDDFDIVVIDCPPQLGYLTMGALNAATAMLVTIHPQMVDVASMSQFLLMTADVMAVIEEAGGNLDYDFIRYVVTRHDPNDVPETQIVALLRNLFSDDVLGATVWKSTAIANAGLTKQSLYELEKGSVGRAAYERALESVNGANSEILGLLQKVWRR; from the coding sequence ATGGCGATCCTCTCAAACGCCGCACCTTCTTTGGTCCCTGAGAATGCGCTTGCGCGGATGACCCGTCACGCCAAAGTTCTTTCGGGGCAGATGCAGTCGTTGAGCGCGACGCTATTTCCGCCGGCCTCGAAAAAGACGCTCCGGTCGTTTTCGTCGGGCGAGGTGGCGCGATTCCTCGGCGTGTCCGACGGCTATCTCCGGCAATTGTCGCTCGATGGTCTTGGCCCTTCCCCGGCCTTATCCGCGGGCGGCCGCCGGTCTTACACGCCGGCGCAGATCGGTGAACTGCGTGAATATCTCGCAGCCGCGCGACCGAAAGAAGCGCTCGAATTCCTGCCCACGCGCCGGCCCGGCGACAAACTGCAGATCGTCGCTGTCGCCAATTTCAAGGGCGGCTCTGCCAAAACGACGACGGCGCTATACCTCACCCAATTCCTTGCCTTGGAAGGCTATCGGGTGCTGGCGATCGATCTCGACCCGCAAGCGTCCCTATCCGCCATGTTTGGCTATCAGCCGGAGTTCGACATCGGCGAGGGAGAGACCCTTTACGGCGCGATTCGATATGACGATGCCCGACGACCAATGCGCGACGTGGTGCGGCCGACATATTTCACCGGCGTCTCGCTCGTGCCGGGCAATCTGGAACTGATGGAGTTCGAACACCACACGCCGCGCGCCATGGTCGAGCGGTCGTTGCGTGGTAGTGATCTCTTCTTCCGCCGCGTTGGCAGTGCCATTGCAGAGGTCGAAGATGATTTTGACATTGTCGTCATCGATTGTCCTCCGCAGCTAGGCTACCTCACCATGGGAGCTCTGAACGCGGCGACCGCCATGCTGGTGACCATCCACCCACAGATGGTGGACGTGGCCTCCATGAGCCAGTTCCTGCTGATGACCGCAGACGTAATGGCGGTCATAGAGGAAGCCGGCGGCAATCTCGATTATGACTTCATCCGCTATGTGGTGACTCGCCACGACCCCAACGACGTGCCCGAAACCCAGATTGTCGCTCTGCTGCGTAATCTATTCAGCGATGACGTTTTAGGGGCGACAGTGTGGAAATCAACTGCAATCGCCAATGCGGGGCTCACCAAGCAATCGCTCTACGAGCTCGAGAAGGGCTCCGTCGGCCGCGCCGCCTATGAGCGGGCGCTCGAATCGGTCAATGGTGCCAATTCGGAAATTCTCGGCCTCTTGCAGAAGGTGTGGCGGCGATGA
- a CDS encoding DUF2493 domain-containing protein, with amino-acid sequence MDIDITPLPHDAPNESPLSYLLDELALQGYRPLDDEPDPRPLPSSDSASMALESAVESLSNLFLNTRLEADLPDLLWAFVNLFHRKAERVDRELDDNETAQRRAQSEQDGSEIRSVELERLIAQGLTLNESRNAFEFFRDHLAELYAAETGSVWRPRSGSKVNHRALTAAMIDSRDFLNAKKLAETQVLLPRGPRIAFAGGAECNDHRRIWEALDKVHAKHSDMVLLHGGGSKGAERIASCWADNRKVPQVAFKPDWSRHKNAAPFKRNDVMLETLPIGVIIFPGSGIVENLADKARKMGIPVWRFGKGG; translated from the coding sequence ATGGATATCGACATCACGCCCCTCCCCCACGACGCTCCAAACGAATCGCCATTGTCATATCTCCTCGACGAACTCGCGCTTCAGGGCTATCGCCCCTTAGACGACGAGCCGGATCCGCGTCCCCTCCCCTCTTCCGACTCCGCGTCAATGGCCCTCGAATCCGCCGTCGAATCGCTTTCAAATCTCTTTCTCAATACGCGGCTCGAAGCCGACCTACCCGATCTGCTCTGGGCTTTCGTCAACCTCTTCCATCGCAAGGCGGAGCGCGTCGATCGCGAGCTCGACGACAACGAAACCGCACAGCGTCGCGCACAGTCCGAACAGGACGGCTCGGAAATCCGTTCGGTCGAACTGGAGCGGTTGATCGCGCAAGGGCTGACGCTTAACGAAAGCCGCAACGCCTTCGAATTCTTCCGGGACCATCTCGCCGAACTCTATGCGGCCGAGACAGGCTCCGTCTGGCGTCCCCGATCAGGTTCAAAGGTCAATCACCGCGCACTGACGGCTGCGATGATCGATAGTCGCGATTTCCTGAACGCCAAGAAGCTGGCCGAGACACAAGTGCTCTTGCCGCGCGGACCCCGGATCGCTTTCGCGGGCGGAGCCGAGTGCAACGATCATCGGCGGATTTGGGAAGCTCTCGACAAGGTCCATGCGAAGCATTCCGATATGGTCCTTCTCCATGGCGGTGGATCCAAAGGCGCCGAACGGATCGCGTCCTGCTGGGCGGACAATCGCAAGGTTCCTCAGGTCGCGTTCAAACCGGACTGGAGCCGTCACAAGAACGCCGCGCCTTTCAAGCGCAATGATGTGATGCTGGAAACGTTGCCAATCGGTGTGATCATCTTCCCCGGTTCCGGCATCGTCGAAAACCTCGCCGACAAAGCGCGCAAGATGGGAATTCCCGTGTGGCGGTTTGGTAAAGGCGGCTAA
- a CDS encoding DUF6880 family protein: MFLASWPALDRAAKLVLARAEELNGDHYEVLSPVADALASKHPLAATLALRAMIEFSLDHARSSRYKHAARHLQECANLAPSIADFRKWESVVAP; encoded by the coding sequence GTGTTCCTGGCGTCATGGCCTGCGTTGGATCGCGCGGCGAAACTCGTACTGGCGCGCGCGGAGGAATTAAACGGCGATCATTACGAAGTGCTGTCGCCCGTCGCCGACGCGTTGGCCAGCAAGCATCCTTTGGCGGCGACGCTCGCCTTGCGCGCGATGATCGAGTTTTCTCTCGATCACGCCCGATCCAGCCGATACAAACACGCCGCGCGCCATTTGCAGGAATGCGCCAATCTCGCCCCTTCGATTGCGGATTTCAGAAAATGGGAATCTGTTGTCGCCCCTTAA